The bacterium genome contains a region encoding:
- a CDS encoding radical SAM protein — protein MTESYPSYLPLIKDNKFRSRVETAWSWLAECQLCPRQCKVNRLKGEKGFCRSTSELVVSSAAPHFGEEAPLVGRRGSGTIFFTNCNLGCIYCQNYDISHLGCGRQVSIQNLADMMLSLQDLGCHNINLVTPTHFVPQILKALELAAHQGLRLPLVYNCGGYESLETLQLLEGIIDIYMPDAKYDNGKISAEYSKALDYPEAMKAALKEMHRQVGDLVIDDRGIAQRGLLIRHLVLPHNLSGPAGIMRFIAQDISKNSYVNIMAQYRPAYEARKYPLLSRSISREEYQNALNIARAEGLHRGFPDADTYWSIYL, from the coding sequence ATGACTGAATCTTACCCCTCATATCTCCCGCTTATAAAAGATAATAAATTCCGGTCGAGGGTAGAGACCGCCTGGTCATGGCTGGCAGAGTGCCAGCTTTGTCCCCGGCAATGTAAGGTCAATCGGCTTAAAGGAGAGAAAGGGTTTTGCCGGTCTACTTCGGAGTTAGTGGTTTCTTCGGCGGCCCCCCACTTTGGGGAAGAAGCGCCCCTAGTGGGCAGGCGAGGTTCGGGGACCATATTCTTCACTAACTGTAATCTGGGCTGTATCTATTGCCAGAACTACGATATTAGCCATTTAGGTTGCGGCCGGCAGGTCTCTATTCAGAACCTGGCCGATATGATGCTTAGCCTCCAGGACCTGGGTTGCCACAATATCAACCTGGTTACTCCCACCCATTTTGTCCCTCAGATTTTGAAGGCCTTAGAATTGGCCGCCCATCAGGGGCTAAGGCTTCCCCTTGTTTACAACTGCGGTGGTTACGAAAGCCTCGAAACCTTGCAGCTCCTGGAGGGGATCATTGATATCTATATGCCTGATGCTAAATACGACAACGGGAAAATCTCGGCTGAATATTCAAAGGCCCTTGATTATCCTGAAGCAATGAAGGCCGCTTTGAAGGAGATGCACCGGCAGGTGGGGGACCTGGTGATAGATGACCGTGGGATAGCCCAAAGAGGATTGCTTATCCGCCACCTGGTGCTGCCTCATAATCTGAGCGGCCCGGCCGGGATAATGCGTTTCATTGCTCAGGATATCTCTAAGAACAGCTATGTGAACATTATGGCCCAATATCGACCGGCCTATGAAGCCCGTAAATATCCTCTCCTCTCCAGATCAATCAGCCGGGAAGAATATCAAAATGCCCTGAATATAGCCAGAGCCGAAGGACTTCACCGAGGTTTTCCTGATGCAGATACCTATTGGTCAATATATCTTTAG